A region from the Sandaracinus amylolyticus genome encodes:
- a CDS encoding sigma-54-dependent Fis family transcriptional regulator has translation MSATSRIGPGTGVLATDAGGTLVLRRVRVRVASGPDRGIERELDQGTMVVGSHPQADLVLTDTTVSRYHAELALLPAGVRVKDLRSTNGTFVGESRIESVLVPVGSEVRLGRTRVELLPSDVPLPDAPSEATRFGRLVGSSPAMRRLFGQLERVAATEVAVLIHGEPGTGKTEAARAIHDASSRARGPFVVIELGGVPAAAVGPAMSSALGGTLLLERIDEASGAVQDALSAALDRREREGIDVRVLATSRGDPRALVERGALRRDLWFHLASVRVEVPPLRERLEDLPRLVHALLEELGYPELRLGAAELGQLRVQRFDGNVRELRRTIEETLLRSAVPARPSSPPGEQVTDELARMPFKEAKDRLLDAFERGYVAQLLERAGGNLSRAAAEAGLDRNHLARLAKKHNLR, from the coding sequence GTGAGCGCGACGAGCCGGATCGGCCCGGGCACGGGCGTGCTCGCGACGGACGCGGGCGGGACGCTGGTGCTGCGCCGCGTGCGGGTGCGCGTGGCGTCGGGCCCGGATCGCGGGATCGAGCGCGAGCTCGATCAGGGCACGATGGTGGTCGGCAGCCACCCGCAGGCGGACCTCGTGCTCACCGACACCACGGTGTCGCGCTACCACGCGGAGCTCGCGCTCCTGCCGGCGGGCGTGCGGGTGAAGGATCTGCGGTCGACGAACGGCACGTTCGTCGGCGAGTCGCGCATCGAGAGCGTGCTCGTGCCGGTGGGCTCGGAGGTGCGGCTCGGGCGGACGCGCGTCGAGCTGTTGCCGTCGGACGTGCCGCTCCCCGACGCGCCGTCGGAGGCGACGCGCTTCGGTCGGCTCGTGGGATCGAGCCCGGCGATGCGGAGGCTCTTCGGGCAGCTCGAGCGCGTCGCCGCGACCGAGGTCGCAGTGCTCATCCACGGCGAGCCCGGCACGGGGAAGACGGAAGCGGCGCGCGCGATCCACGACGCCTCGAGCCGCGCGCGCGGGCCCTTCGTGGTGATCGAGCTCGGCGGCGTGCCGGCGGCGGCGGTGGGCCCCGCGATGAGCTCGGCGCTCGGCGGCACGCTGCTGCTCGAGCGCATCGACGAGGCGAGCGGCGCGGTGCAGGACGCGCTCTCCGCGGCGCTCGATCGCCGCGAGCGCGAGGGCATCGACGTGCGCGTGCTCGCGACGAGCCGGGGCGATCCGCGCGCGCTCGTGGAGCGCGGCGCGCTGCGTCGCGATCTCTGGTTCCACCTCGCGTCGGTGCGCGTCGAGGTGCCGCCGCTGCGTGAGCGGCTCGAGGATCTGCCGCGCCTCGTGCACGCGCTGCTCGAGGAGCTCGGCTATCCGGAGCTGCGCCTCGGCGCGGCGGAGCTGGGGCAGCTGCGCGTCCAGCGCTTCGACGGCAATGTGCGCGAGCTGCGCCGCACGATCGAAGAGACGCTGCTGCGGAGCGCGGTGCCGGCGCGTCCTTCGTCGCCCCCGGGCGAGCAGGTGACGGACGAGCTCGCGCGGATGCCGTTCAAGGAGGCGAAGGATCGCCTGCTCGACGCGTTCGAGCGCGGCTACGTCGCGCAGCTGCTGGAGCGCGCGGGCGGAAACCTCAGCCGCGCGGCGGCGGAGGCCGGGCTCGACCGCAACCACCTCGCGCGGCTGGCGAAGAAGCACAACCTGCGCTGA
- a CDS encoding dual specificity protein phosphatase family protein, with protein MRFGWFQVVLGLVLIGCAGWIGGPAWALTWPALAVIAVGLGYLGLGPGVFGKREDGSLRTPHFVLLFPYHVVAWLRVRWDAWRHREDAWNEVAPGLYLGRIVGAEALPPGTRVVVDLTSEFACGAAMRDGRDYHCLPALDTSVPRYADFARLARAIAAHEGPVYVHCAAGHGRSATFAAALLIARGQAGDVDEAEAKLRAARPTVHLHRGQRAMVQRFAEELRARATPSLATA; from the coding sequence ATGCGCTTCGGCTGGTTCCAGGTCGTGCTCGGCCTCGTGCTGATCGGGTGCGCGGGGTGGATCGGCGGGCCCGCGTGGGCGCTCACGTGGCCCGCGCTCGCGGTGATCGCGGTGGGGCTCGGCTATCTCGGGCTCGGGCCGGGCGTGTTCGGCAAGCGCGAGGACGGATCGCTGCGCACGCCGCACTTCGTGCTGCTCTTCCCGTATCACGTGGTCGCGTGGCTGCGCGTGCGCTGGGACGCGTGGCGGCATCGCGAGGACGCGTGGAACGAGGTCGCGCCGGGGCTCTACCTCGGGCGCATCGTCGGCGCGGAGGCGCTGCCCCCCGGGACGCGCGTCGTCGTGGATCTGACGAGCGAGTTCGCGTGCGGCGCGGCGATGCGCGACGGGCGCGACTATCACTGCTTGCCGGCGCTCGACACGTCGGTGCCGCGCTACGCGGACTTCGCGCGGCTGGCGCGCGCGATCGCGGCGCACGAAGGGCCCGTCTACGTGCACTGCGCGGCGGGGCACGGTCGCAGCGCGACGTTCGCGGCGGCGCTGCTCATCGCGCGCGGTCAGGCGGGCGACGTCGACGAGGCCGAGGCGAAGCTGCGCGCGGCGCGACCGACGGTGCACCTGCATCGCGGGCAGCGCGCGATGGTGCAGCGCTTCGCCGAGGAGCTGCGCGCGCGCGCGACGCCGTCGCTCGCGACGGCGTGA
- a CDS encoding aminopeptidase P family protein, with product MLLPRIDTAALVARRARLSKALEGAPALIAAGAPSPRNYRANPWPYRAASHFLYLAGAPIPGAFLLLEGDAATLFVETPDDDDELWHGPSASLADLAAAVGCAVRDASDLPRVLAGRRVATLPAIDAPTRERQSDLLGRPVRYGALAEDDAALADAMIALRLVHDEAAIRGLREAADGTAAAHLAGMRATRVGLREHAIRGAMESALLTRGMGTSYQSIVTVHGEVLHNHGYGHELREGDLLLADVGAETEGGWAGDVTRTWPVSGRFSETQRSMYELVLTANRAAIEKVAPGVRYRDVHLASCHVIARGLVDLGVLRGDPEELVADGVHALFFPHGVGHLIGLDVHDMEDLGDRAGYAPGRTRSSQFGLSYLRLDRDLAPGMAVTIEPGFYVVPAILRDPKLKAIARDRIDHATLERFADVRGIRVEDDVLVTATGAEVLTSAIPKTVRDVEHAVGGG from the coding sequence ATGCTGCTCCCGCGGATCGACACCGCCGCGCTCGTCGCGCGCAGAGCGCGCCTCTCGAAGGCGCTCGAAGGCGCGCCCGCGCTGATCGCGGCCGGTGCGCCGAGCCCTCGCAACTACCGCGCGAACCCCTGGCCGTACCGCGCGGCGAGCCACTTCCTGTACCTCGCGGGCGCTCCGATCCCGGGCGCGTTCCTGCTGCTCGAGGGCGATGCGGCGACGCTCTTCGTCGAGACGCCCGACGACGACGACGAGCTCTGGCACGGACCGAGCGCGTCCCTCGCCGATCTCGCGGCCGCCGTCGGATGCGCAGTGCGCGACGCGAGCGATCTGCCGCGCGTGCTCGCGGGCCGCCGCGTCGCGACGCTGCCCGCGATCGACGCGCCGACCCGCGAGCGGCAGAGCGATCTGCTGGGACGGCCGGTGCGCTACGGCGCGCTCGCCGAGGACGACGCCGCGCTCGCCGACGCGATGATCGCGCTGCGCCTGGTGCACGACGAGGCCGCGATCCGAGGGCTGCGCGAGGCGGCGGACGGCACGGCCGCGGCGCACCTCGCGGGCATGCGCGCGACGCGCGTCGGGCTGCGCGAGCACGCGATCCGCGGCGCGATGGAGAGCGCGCTCCTGACGCGCGGGATGGGCACCTCGTACCAGTCGATCGTGACGGTGCACGGCGAGGTGCTGCACAACCACGGGTACGGCCACGAGCTGCGCGAGGGCGATCTGCTGCTCGCCGACGTCGGCGCGGAGACCGAGGGCGGCTGGGCCGGAGACGTGACGCGCACCTGGCCGGTGAGCGGTCGGTTCAGCGAGACGCAGCGCTCGATGTACGAGCTCGTGCTCACCGCGAACCGCGCCGCGATCGAGAAGGTCGCGCCGGGCGTTCGTTATCGGGACGTGCACCTCGCGTCGTGCCACGTGATCGCGCGCGGGCTCGTCGATCTCGGCGTGCTGCGCGGCGATCCCGAGGAGCTCGTCGCGGACGGAGTGCACGCGCTCTTCTTCCCGCACGGCGTGGGGCACCTGATCGGGCTCGACGTGCACGACATGGAGGACCTCGGCGATCGCGCGGGGTACGCGCCGGGGCGCACGCGCTCGTCGCAGTTCGGGCTCTCGTACCTGCGCCTCGATCGCGATCTCGCGCCGGGGATGGCGGTGACGATCGAGCCCGGCTTCTACGTCGTGCCCGCGATCCTGCGCGATCCGAAGCTGAAGGCGATCGCGCGCGATCGCATCGATCACGCGACGCTCGAGCGGTTCGCGGACGTGCGCGGCATCCGCGTCGAGGACGACGTGCTCGTGACCGCGACGGGCGCCGAGGTGCTCACGAGCGCGATCCCGAAGACGGTGCGCGACGTCGAGCACGCGGTGGGCGGAGGCTGA
- a CDS encoding phosphodiester glycosidase family protein, producing the protein MLSGRRPDLTGHSASAPTAVLVIAVTLAASSARAECEAEATLSTGVTVQRCTEDGRRWSVAHADLAASDVGVRVARSGERGQTASAWRASVPGAVLAVQGGAFRFPGWDPEGLTIAEGEPWPGTADDGTRAVLALDAQGAGLVVPAVQTVPVEAWMRSAVSGVEVVRAGAPITACEGDGCERRPRTAVGISSDGRTLVIVVVEGWTATSEGVTDPELGALASEAGAHDAIRIGEGATSALTTAGAVAEIPSSDGALRAAGPFLGIVDRADGATGLLRSVMELPDHTRLPGGTYRVESTDGRLVAMPRPNSSAYWQLDIAARTYIVHASLAGYRDECKVCTVPPGYEEWCSFQMTPGSGTAECAAPPRGIDAGVFPIVDAGEPDAGGVDAGEGSRTSIGGGCGCVVNGARTDWRAAAILAMLAAVVVWMRRGRRA; encoded by the coding sequence GTGCTTTCCGGCCGCCGCCCCGACCTCACGGGACACTCCGCCTCGGCGCCCACCGCGGTCCTGGTGATCGCGGTGACGCTGGCGGCGTCGTCGGCGCGCGCGGAATGCGAGGCCGAGGCCACGCTCTCGACCGGCGTGACCGTGCAACGCTGCACCGAGGACGGGCGGCGCTGGTCGGTGGCCCACGCCGACCTGGCGGCCAGCGACGTCGGGGTGCGCGTCGCGCGCAGCGGCGAGCGCGGACAGACCGCGAGCGCGTGGCGCGCGTCGGTGCCGGGCGCGGTGCTCGCGGTGCAGGGCGGCGCGTTCCGCTTCCCGGGCTGGGATCCCGAGGGCCTCACGATCGCCGAGGGCGAGCCATGGCCCGGCACCGCCGACGACGGCACCCGCGCGGTGCTCGCGCTCGACGCGCAGGGCGCCGGCCTCGTCGTTCCCGCGGTGCAGACGGTCCCCGTCGAGGCGTGGATGCGCTCGGCCGTGTCGGGCGTCGAGGTCGTGCGCGCGGGCGCGCCGATCACCGCGTGCGAGGGCGACGGGTGCGAGCGACGGCCGCGCACCGCGGTGGGCATCTCGAGCGACGGGCGCACCCTCGTGATCGTCGTCGTGGAGGGCTGGACCGCGACGAGCGAGGGCGTGACCGATCCCGAGCTCGGCGCGCTCGCGAGCGAGGCCGGCGCGCACGACGCGATCCGCATCGGCGAGGGAGCGACCAGCGCGCTCACGACCGCGGGCGCGGTCGCGGAGATCCCCTCGAGCGACGGCGCGCTGCGCGCTGCGGGCCCGTTCCTCGGCATCGTGGACCGCGCCGACGGTGCGACCGGCCTGCTGCGCAGCGTCATGGAGCTCCCCGATCACACGCGCCTGCCCGGCGGGACGTACCGCGTGGAGAGCACCGACGGTCGCCTCGTCGCCATGCCCCGCCCGAACTCGAGCGCGTACTGGCAGCTCGACATCGCGGCGCGCACGTACATCGTCCACGCCTCGCTCGCCGGCTATCGCGACGAATGCAAGGTCTGCACGGTCCCGCCGGGGTACGAGGAGTGGTGCAGCTTCCAGATGACGCCGGGGAGCGGGACGGCGGAGTGCGCCGCGCCGCCCCGCGGGATCGACGCCGGGGTCTTCCCGATCGTCGACGCCGGTGAGCCGGACGCCGGAGGCGTCGACGCAGGCGAGGGCAGCCGCACCAGCATCGGCGGCGGCTGCGGGTGCGTCGTGAACGGCGCGCGCACGGATTGGCGCGCGGCCGCGATCCTCGCGATGCTCGCGGCCGTGGTGGTGTGGATGCGACGAGGGAGGCGCGCGTGA